One window from the genome of Fulvivirga lutea encodes:
- a CDS encoding ion channel, with protein MAKRKNTQDPGTGTDYKQYSKRVINKDGSFNVLKSGLKPSYRNTYQELIKMSWPQFFVVIFAFLIAVNALFALLYVITGVDGISSIVPGSFGSDFLNAFFFSFQSFTTVGYGAMAPISTDTHIIVLLETVSGWLCFALVTGILYGRFSKPSARLKYSKNILIAPYKDNINCLQFRIANMRKSMLINMEATVMIVLVDKKKGQTTRQFLPLELERDKILFFPLNWTIVHPIDEKSPLYNKSIEDLRKLDMEVLTLIKGFDDTFSQTVHSRYSYKCDELIMGAKFVPAYDTIESGDFMLDFDKMDEYDKLELN; from the coding sequence ATGGCCAAACGGAAAAATACACAAGATCCGGGAACGGGAACTGATTACAAACAATATTCCAAGCGAGTAATCAATAAAGATGGCTCATTTAATGTATTAAAAAGTGGACTAAAACCCAGTTATCGAAATACCTATCAGGAACTAATAAAGATGAGTTGGCCGCAATTTTTTGTGGTAATATTTGCCTTCTTAATTGCTGTAAATGCACTATTTGCTCTTCTCTATGTAATTACTGGCGTTGATGGTATTAGCAGTATTGTTCCCGGTTCTTTTGGTTCCGATTTCCTAAACGCCTTCTTCTTTAGCTTCCAAAGTTTTACCACGGTTGGTTATGGCGCCATGGCTCCAATCAGCACCGATACCCATATTATTGTTCTTCTCGAAACGGTGTCTGGCTGGCTTTGCTTCGCTTTAGTAACGGGTATCCTATATGGTCGGTTCTCAAAGCCTTCTGCCCGATTAAAATACAGTAAGAATATTCTTATCGCACCGTACAAAGACAACATCAATTGCTTGCAATTCAGGATTGCCAACATGCGCAAAAGTATGTTGATTAATATGGAAGCAACCGTAATGATTGTCTTGGTTGATAAAAAGAAAGGCCAAACTACCAGACAATTCTTACCTCTGGAATTGGAACGAGACAAAATACTATTCTTCCCTCTCAACTGGACTATCGTGCATCCAATTGATGAAAAAAGTCCGCTCTATAATAAATCAATAGAAGATTTAAGGAAGTTAGATATGGAAGTACTCACACTAATTAAAGGCTTTGATGATACCTTTAGTCAAACCGTTCACTCTCGTTATTCATACAAATGTGATGAGCTTATAATGGGTGCTAAGTTTGTTCCTGCTTACGATACCATAGAAAGTGGTGATTTCATGCTCGATTTCGATAAAATGGATGAGTATGATAAACTAGAACTTAATTAA
- a CDS encoding cation:proton antiporter domain-containing protein — MSIPLLPDIVIILGLSVIVILIFQKFKLPTILGFLITGIMAGPHGLSLVKASHEVEVLSEIGIILLLFIIGLEFSLKSLAAIKKAVFLGGAFQVLLTIVVAGLIATYFGYGISQAVFIGFLFSLSSTAIVLNILQSRGVINSPNGKITLAILIFQDIIVVPMMLLAPIMAGKSDDVWLTLLTLVLKTLLVVGLVILAARYIFPRLLFEVAKTRSRELFILTIVVSCFAVAWLTSSIGLSLPLGAFIAGLIISESDYSHQATSQIMPFREIFTSFFFVSIGMLLDISFFLQNAGVIIGFTVAVFFIKGTIGTMAASILKYPPRVTILVGLALFQVGEFAFILSKVGIENGLIDAVTNQYFLSISVLSMALTPFAFMFSDRIVKSFSNTQLSKGLAKFNYWNEKVDDQENIKSLKDHLIIIGFGVNGKNVAKAAKATGIPYVIIEMNAETVHKEKANGEPILFGDASNPFILEQVKVWSARVAVVAISDGPITKKVVSSIRDICRTVFIIVRTRYINEISSNLNLGADEVISEEFETSIEIFTRVLYKYLIPDDQITNLVHLVRGDNYKMIRPEVEMEAGRLNIPNLRITSATVSKDDNSIVGKSLKESAIRQNWGVNIVAIQRNGSFIAELDGDTVINQNDIVYIVGTPEAVTELNKLLKV, encoded by the coding sequence ATGAGTATTCCTCTTCTGCCTGATATTGTAATTATACTTGGGTTGTCGGTTATTGTTATATTAATCTTTCAAAAGTTTAAGCTGCCCACCATTTTAGGGTTCCTAATTACAGGTATCATGGCTGGACCACATGGTTTAAGCTTGGTGAAGGCTTCTCACGAAGTGGAGGTATTATCTGAAATAGGCATTATCCTTCTGCTATTTATTATCGGATTAGAATTTTCATTGAAGAGTTTAGCGGCCATTAAGAAAGCTGTTTTTCTTGGAGGTGCGTTTCAGGTATTGCTTACTATTGTTGTTGCTGGTCTGATTGCCACTTATTTTGGCTATGGAATTAGTCAGGCGGTATTTATAGGCTTTCTATTTTCATTAAGTAGCACAGCCATTGTTTTAAATATTTTACAGAGCAGGGGTGTGATCAACAGTCCGAATGGTAAAATAACGCTGGCCATACTTATTTTTCAGGATATTATCGTAGTGCCAATGATGTTGCTTGCCCCTATAATGGCAGGTAAATCAGATGATGTTTGGTTAACGCTTTTGACACTTGTTCTTAAAACACTACTTGTTGTAGGGTTGGTGATTTTAGCCGCCAGATACATCTTTCCACGTTTACTTTTTGAAGTTGCCAAAACAAGAAGTAGAGAATTGTTTATTCTCACAATAGTAGTGTCCTGTTTTGCCGTGGCCTGGCTTACATCGAGCATTGGGCTCTCTCTGCCTTTAGGTGCTTTTATCGCAGGCCTCATTATTTCCGAATCAGATTATAGCCATCAGGCAACGAGTCAGATAATGCCTTTTAGAGAGATATTTACCAGCTTCTTTTTTGTATCCATAGGAATGCTATTGGATATTTCATTTTTCTTGCAGAATGCCGGGGTAATTATTGGCTTTACAGTAGCAGTATTCTTTATTAAAGGTACAATTGGTACAATGGCCGCATCTATATTAAAGTATCCACCAAGGGTAACTATTCTGGTAGGGCTAGCACTTTTTCAGGTAGGGGAGTTTGCCTTTATCTTATCAAAAGTAGGCATTGAAAATGGACTGATTGATGCTGTAACTAATCAGTATTTTCTTAGTATTTCAGTGCTTTCCATGGCATTAACACCTTTTGCATTCATGTTTTCTGATAGAATTGTGAAATCTTTTAGCAATACACAACTTTCAAAAGGTCTGGCAAAATTCAACTACTGGAATGAAAAGGTAGATGATCAGGAGAATATTAAATCATTAAAAGATCACCTGATAATTATTGGGTTTGGTGTTAATGGTAAAAATGTAGCCAAAGCAGCTAAGGCAACAGGTATACCTTACGTTATCATTGAAATGAATGCCGAAACTGTGCACAAAGAAAAGGCCAATGGCGAGCCTATATTATTTGGTGATGCCTCGAACCCTTTTATTTTGGAGCAAGTTAAAGTTTGGAGTGCCAGGGTTGCTGTTGTGGCTATATCTGATGGACCTATCACAAAGAAGGTGGTGAGCTCAATCAGAGATATCTGTCGTACTGTATTTATCATTGTTAGAACCAGGTATATTAACGAGATATCCAGTAATCTGAACTTAGGTGCCGATGAAGTGATTTCAGAGGAATTTGAAACGAGTATAGAGATTTTTACACGAGTCTTATATAAATATCTTATTCCTGATGATCAAATTACCAATCTTGTTCACCTTGTTAGGGGGGATAATTACAAAATGATTCGTCCTGAAGTTGAAATGGAAGCAGGCAGATTGAATATTCCTAACTTAAGAATTACAAGTGCAACAGTTTCTAAAGATGATAACAGCATTGTAGGGAAATCATTAAAGGAATCGGCTATCAGACAAAATTGGGGGGTTAACATCGTTGCCATCCAGCGCAATGGCAGTTTTATTGCTGAACTCGATGGCGATACAGTGATTAATCAGAATGACATTGTTTATATTGTAGGTACGCCCGAAGCAGTTACTGAGCTTAATAAGTTGCTAAAGGTTTAG
- a CDS encoding aminotransferase class V-fold PLP-dependent enzyme has translation MPSTSSIKTLDISKIREEFPVLHQEVNGKPLIYFDNAATNQKPKVVINALADYYKGYNANIHRGIHTLAEKATKAFEETRHYLKGFLNAKEVEEIIFTKGTSEGINLVASSFGRKFLNEGDEIVISGLEHHSNIVPWQLIAEERGAIIKAINVLDNGTLDMDHYKSLLSNKTKIVAVNHASNSLGTINPVKEIIQEAHNVGAKVLIDGAQATAHLNIDVQDLDCDFYAISAHKCYGPTGTGALYGKRELLEAMPPYQGGGEMIKEVSFEKTTYNDVPYKFEAGTPNIADVIAFKKALEFIDETGKESIAVHEEELLQYARQKFLTIPGLRIVGDSDHKVSVLSFLIEGIHPFDIGQMLDAGGIAVRTGHHCTQPLMDHFGIEGTVRASFSVYNTKEEIDRMTEALQRVVKFLKP, from the coding sequence ATGCCTTCAACAAGCAGCATAAAGACCTTAGATATCAGTAAAATAAGAGAGGAATTTCCGGTGCTTCATCAGGAAGTGAATGGTAAACCTTTGATTTACTTTGATAATGCTGCAACTAATCAGAAACCTAAAGTGGTAATTAATGCTTTGGCTGATTATTACAAAGGATATAATGCCAATATACATAGAGGCATTCATACTTTGGCCGAAAAGGCAACTAAGGCATTTGAGGAAACACGACACTATCTAAAAGGCTTTTTGAATGCCAAAGAAGTTGAAGAAATAATCTTTACGAAAGGAACATCTGAAGGAATCAATCTGGTTGCTTCTTCTTTTGGTAGAAAGTTTCTGAACGAGGGTGATGAAATTGTGATCAGTGGGTTAGAACATCATTCCAACATTGTGCCGTGGCAGCTGATTGCTGAAGAAAGAGGTGCTATAATTAAAGCTATCAACGTTTTAGATAATGGCACGCTGGATATGGACCATTACAAATCGCTCCTATCTAACAAGACTAAGATTGTTGCGGTAAATCATGCGTCTAATAGCTTGGGAACAATCAACCCAGTTAAGGAGATTATACAAGAGGCTCATAATGTTGGAGCAAAAGTATTAATTGATGGCGCTCAGGCAACTGCTCATCTAAACATTGATGTTCAGGATTTGGATTGTGACTTTTATGCTATTTCAGCACACAAATGTTATGGACCAACCGGCACGGGAGCTCTTTATGGCAAAAGAGAACTTTTAGAGGCAATGCCTCCTTACCAGGGCGGTGGAGAAATGATAAAAGAAGTATCTTTTGAGAAGACAACTTACAATGATGTCCCGTACAAATTTGAAGCTGGTACGCCTAATATTGCTGATGTTATAGCCTTCAAAAAAGCGCTTGAATTCATAGATGAAACAGGCAAAGAGAGTATTGCAGTTCATGAAGAAGAGTTATTGCAATATGCCAGACAAAAATTTTTAACAATCCCCGGGCTTCGTATCGTTGGTGATTCAGATCACAAAGTAAGTGTTCTTTCTTTCCTGATAGAAGGAATACACCCATTCGATATTGGCCAAATGCTGGATGCGGGCGGAATTGCAGTTAGAACAGGCCATCATTGTACTCAGCCTTTAATGGATCACTTTGGAATTGAAGGAACTGTGAGGGCTTCCTTCTCCGTTTATAATACGAAAGAAGAAATAGATCGAATGACAGAAGCTCTTCAAAGAGTCGTTAAATTTTTAAAGCCATGA
- a CDS encoding SufE family protein: protein MSQSIKEIQEEIIDEFAILDGDMEMTNFYVMELGQKLPEFNDTDRTEDNIVKGCQSKVWLTAELDGDKVIFKADSNTAITKGLVSLLVRILSGQKASEIVDAEIFFPQRIGMERFIGTQRSNGFGAMIKQMKLYALAFKSKIEA, encoded by the coding sequence ATGAGTCAATCGATTAAAGAGATACAGGAAGAAATAATAGACGAATTCGCCATTCTGGATGGAGACATGGAAATGACTAATTTCTATGTGATGGAATTAGGCCAAAAGTTACCTGAATTTAACGATACTGATAGAACTGAAGATAATATTGTAAAAGGCTGTCAATCCAAAGTATGGCTAACTGCTGAGTTAGATGGTGATAAAGTAATTTTTAAAGCCGACAGTAACACGGCCATTACAAAAGGGCTTGTTAGCTTGTTGGTGAGAATACTTTCAGGGCAAAAAGCTTCTGAAATTGTGGATGCAGAAATCTTCTTCCCACAACGAATTGGTATGGAACGCTTTATTGGCACGCAACGTTCTAATGGCTTTGGTGCCATGATCAAACAAATGAAATTATACGCATTGGCTTTCAAAAGCAAAATAGAGGCATGA
- a CDS encoding SUF system Fe-S cluster assembly protein, whose amino-acid sequence MSEVQQSETTLRDKVLEAIKNVYDPEIPVDIYELGLIYEINIHPVNSVYILMTLTSPNCPAAETIPAEVEENIKKIEGVNDVNVEITFDPPYSQDMMSEAAKLELGFL is encoded by the coding sequence ATGAGCGAAGTACAACAATCAGAAACAACATTGAGAGACAAGGTTTTAGAGGCCATAAAGAATGTTTATGACCCGGAAATACCTGTAGACATCTATGAATTAGGCTTGATATATGAAATCAATATTCACCCTGTAAATAGTGTTTATATTTTAATGACGCTTACCTCTCCAAACTGTCCGGCAGCAGAAACAATACCTGCTGAAGTAGAGGAAAATATTAAAAAAATTGAGGGAGTAAATGATGTGAATGTGGAGATTACATTTGATCCACCCTACTCTCAAGATATGATGAGTGAAGCAGCCAAGCTAGAGCTCGGATTTTTGTAA
- a CDS encoding BrxA/BrxB family bacilliredoxin, with protein MYPEELVAPMRTDLTSVGFKELKTAQDVDNHLTDHKGTTLMVINSVCGCAAGAARPGVKWAVEMTNKKPDHLTTVFAGVDQDAVAKAREYTLPYPPSSPSIALFKDGELVHFVERHHIEGRNAEMIGNHLLEVFNEYC; from the coding sequence ATGTATCCAGAAGAACTAGTAGCACCCATGAGAACAGATTTGACATCTGTAGGGTTTAAAGAATTAAAAACAGCACAAGATGTAGATAATCATCTAACTGATCATAAAGGAACTACACTAATGGTTATCAACTCAGTGTGTGGCTGTGCAGCCGGTGCAGCAAGACCTGGTGTAAAATGGGCTGTTGAGATGACGAACAAAAAGCCTGATCATTTAACTACAGTATTTGCTGGTGTAGATCAGGATGCGGTAGCCAAAGCAAGAGAGTATACACTACCTTACCCTCCTTCTTCACCGTCCATCGCTTTGTTTAAAGATGGCGAATTGGTACACTTTGTAGAAAGACACCACATTGAAGGAAGAAACGCTGAAATGATCGGTAATCACTTATTAGAAGTATTCAACGAGTACTGCTAA
- the sufB gene encoding Fe-S cluster assembly protein SufB produces the protein MSKDDQILEEFTSKEYEHGWSIDIESDQAPKGLTEDTIRFISAKKEEPEWLLEWRLNAFSKWQKMKEPKWPNVTYPAVDYQDIIYYSAPKKKKQLNSLDEVDPELRETFKKLGISLEEQKRLTGVAVDAVIDSVSVATTFKDKLAELGVIFCSFSEAVKEHPELVRKYLGSVVPAGDNFFAALNSAVFSDGSFCYIPKGVRCPMELSTYFRINAANTGQFERTLIIAEDSSYVSYLEGCTAPQRDENQLHAAVVEIYAAKDAEVKYSTVQNWFPGDKNGKGGIYNFVTKRGLCAGDNSKISWTQVETGSAVTWKYPSCILKGDNSQGEFYSVAVTNNYQQADTGTKMIHIGKNTKSRIVSKGVSAGHSQNSYRGQVHVMKRAEGARNFSQCDSLLMGNQCGAHTFPYIDIENSTAQVEHEATTSKIGEDQIFYCTQRGIDEESAVALIVNGYCKEVLNQLPMEFAVEAQKLLALTLEGSVG, from the coding sequence ATGAGTAAAGACGATCAAATTTTAGAGGAATTTACCTCCAAAGAGTACGAACACGGTTGGAGTATTGATATTGAATCTGATCAGGCCCCAAAAGGTTTGACAGAAGATACTATACGTTTTATATCAGCCAAAAAAGAAGAGCCCGAGTGGCTACTTGAATGGCGACTAAATGCCTTTAGCAAATGGCAAAAAATGAAAGAGCCGAAATGGCCTAACGTAACCTACCCTGCTGTAGATTATCAGGATATCATTTACTATTCGGCTCCTAAAAAGAAAAAGCAATTAAATAGCCTTGATGAAGTTGATCCTGAATTGAGAGAAACTTTCAAGAAATTGGGGATTTCTTTAGAGGAACAAAAAAGATTAACAGGTGTAGCTGTGGATGCTGTTATTGATAGCGTTTCTGTGGCAACTACCTTTAAAGATAAGCTTGCCGAATTGGGAGTTATTTTCTGTTCATTTAGTGAAGCTGTAAAAGAGCATCCTGAATTAGTAAGAAAGTATTTAGGATCTGTAGTGCCTGCGGGAGATAATTTCTTTGCAGCACTGAATTCCGCTGTATTTTCTGATGGATCATTTTGCTATATACCAAAAGGAGTAAGATGCCCAATGGAGTTATCAACGTACTTTAGAATTAATGCGGCAAATACTGGTCAGTTTGAAAGAACGCTCATTATCGCAGAAGATTCTTCTTACGTATCATATTTAGAAGGTTGTACTGCTCCACAAAGAGATGAAAATCAGTTACATGCAGCTGTTGTAGAAATATATGCTGCTAAAGATGCTGAAGTAAAATATTCTACCGTTCAAAACTGGTTCCCAGGTGATAAGAATGGTAAAGGTGGTATTTACAACTTCGTTACAAAAAGAGGTTTGTGCGCTGGCGATAATTCAAAAATCTCCTGGACACAAGTTGAAACTGGTTCTGCCGTAACCTGGAAATATCCTTCTTGTATACTAAAAGGTGATAATTCTCAAGGTGAATTTTATTCAGTAGCAGTAACTAACAATTACCAACAAGCAGATACTGGCACTAAAATGATTCACATTGGTAAAAATACCAAGTCAAGAATTGTTTCTAAAGGTGTATCTGCAGGGCATTCACAAAACAGTTACAGAGGTCAGGTGCATGTAATGAAACGTGCTGAAGGTGCTCGAAACTTCTCACAATGCGATTCCTTGCTTATGGGTAACCAGTGCGGTGCACATACATTCCCATACATAGATATTGAGAATAGCACTGCTCAGGTAGAGCACGAGGCTACAACCTCAAAAATTGGTGAAGACCAGATATTCTATTGTACACAAAGAGGTATCGATGAAGAAAGTGCCGTAGCACTCATTGTTAATGGATATTGTAAGGAGGTTCTTAATCAATTACCAATGGAGTTTGCCGTTGAAGCTCAAAAGCTGTTGGCTCTTACTCTTGAGGGTTCTGTTGGTTAA
- a CDS encoding phosphoadenylyl-sulfate reductase, which produces MATSIEDMTFEEIKSKITEYQADGKKLFTTSSFQSHSIVLLHILSRINKSIPVVFINTGYHFPETVEFRDQVKDAFGLTNVIDLRPDVPKFMQRDSEGRLLFTSDPDHCCYLNKTQPVDALLLRHDVWINGVRGDQSAVRKAMKVEQPAPHDTIRFHPMLDWNAKMIYQYQKEYDLPKHPLESNGFLSIGCEPCTRKVDPEMMEREARWYGMNKTECGLHTDLVSK; this is translated from the coding sequence TTGGCAACTTCAATCGAAGATATGACTTTCGAAGAAATAAAATCAAAAATTACCGAATACCAAGCAGATGGCAAGAAGTTGTTTACCACTTCTTCATTCCAATCGCACAGTATAGTATTGCTTCATATTTTAAGCAGAATCAATAAATCGATACCCGTTGTTTTTATTAACACTGGCTACCATTTCCCGGAAACGGTGGAGTTTAGGGATCAGGTGAAAGACGCTTTCGGGTTAACCAATGTGATAGATTTGAGGCCGGACGTTCCCAAATTTATGCAGCGTGACTCTGAAGGTAGGCTGTTGTTTACTTCGGATCCTGATCATTGCTGCTACTTAAATAAAACGCAACCCGTTGATGCTTTACTTCTTAGACATGATGTTTGGATTAATGGTGTCAGGGGCGATCAAAGTGCTGTGAGAAAAGCTATGAAGGTAGAGCAACCAGCTCCACATGATACCATCCGTTTTCATCCGATGTTGGATTGGAACGCCAAAATGATTTATCAATATCAGAAGGAATACGATCTGCCTAAGCATCCGTTAGAATCAAATGGCTTTTTAAGTATTGGTTGCGAACCATGTACTCGAAAGGTTGATCCTGAAATGATGGAGCGCGAAGCACGCTGGTATGGTATGAATAAAACAGAGTGTGGGTTACACACAGATTTAGTTAGCAAATGA
- the sufD gene encoding Fe-S cluster assembly protein SufD, giving the protein MAELAEKSKVMEGIVNRFNSLNTSSDFHKNRKEAMDLLNTIGLPSPKNEEYKFTNITKILEKEFNSIPHQFNSKIQKEAIQKLDIEGLDVHKLVFINGVYSSELSDKIDIKGVTVKNIQQAIEENDESLNKYFGKAAKSNRDAFLALNTALTEDGALIHVSDNIVVEKPIALYFINDSSESTVYSNSRNLVIAGKSSQANFLEFFLTEGNESSFSNIASEVVIDENAHIGYYRVQNNKETAYQVGTTQVHQSRSSVFSAYTFTLNGAIIRNNLNVTVDGEGCETNMYGLYLINGKTHVDNHTAVDHVQPHCESNELYKGILEDTAKGVFNGKVFVRKEAQKTNAFQSNKNILLSDTAVVNTKPQLEIWADDVKCSHGCTTGQLDEDALFYLRSRGLSKDSSRALLLYAFAIEVLETVKLDPLKNFLENLISERLHKDF; this is encoded by the coding sequence ATGGCAGAATTAGCAGAAAAAAGCAAAGTAATGGAAGGTATAGTAAATCGTTTTAATTCATTAAACACTTCTTCTGATTTTCATAAGAACAGAAAAGAGGCGATGGATTTGCTGAATACTATTGGTTTACCATCCCCAAAAAATGAGGAATACAAATTCACCAACATTACAAAAATACTGGAAAAGGAGTTTAACTCAATTCCACATCAGTTCAATTCAAAAATTCAGAAAGAAGCAATTCAGAAACTGGATATTGAGGGGTTAGATGTTCACAAATTGGTATTTATTAATGGTGTTTATTCATCGGAATTATCTGATAAAATAGATATTAAAGGTGTTACGGTAAAGAATATTCAACAGGCCATTGAAGAGAACGATGAATCATTGAACAAGTACTTTGGTAAAGCAGCTAAAAGTAACAGAGATGCATTTTTGGCTCTCAATACTGCCCTTACCGAAGATGGTGCTTTAATTCACGTTTCTGATAACATAGTTGTTGAAAAGCCAATAGCATTATATTTTATTAATGATTCTTCTGAGTCTACAGTATATTCTAACTCCAGAAATCTTGTGATAGCCGGAAAAAGTTCACAAGCTAATTTTCTTGAGTTTTTTCTAACTGAAGGTAATGAATCTAGTTTTTCTAATATCGCTTCTGAAGTTGTGATAGATGAAAACGCTCATATTGGCTATTATAGAGTACAAAATAATAAAGAAACTGCTTATCAGGTAGGCACTACGCAGGTGCATCAATCTCGTTCAAGCGTATTTTCAGCCTATACATTTACGCTGAATGGGGCTATCATAAGAAATAATCTGAATGTAACTGTTGATGGCGAAGGCTGCGAAACAAATATGTATGGGCTTTATCTTATTAACGGTAAAACACATGTAGATAATCATACAGCAGTTGATCACGTTCAGCCGCATTGTGAGAGTAATGAGCTGTATAAAGGCATTTTAGAAGATACTGCTAAGGGAGTATTTAATGGAAAAGTGTTTGTGCGTAAGGAAGCACAGAAAACCAATGCTTTTCAATCTAATAAAAATATATTGTTATCTGATACTGCTGTGGTGAACACAAAGCCTCAGCTGGAAATTTGGGCAGACGATGTTAAATGTTCGCATGGCTGTACAACAGGCCAGCTTGACGAAGATGCACTATTTTATTTGCGCTCACGTGGATTAAGTAAAGATAGCTCACGGGCTCTACTACTTTATGCATTTGCTATTGAGGTATTAGAAACAGTAAAGCTTGATCCGCTTAAAAATTTCCTTGAAAATCTGATTTCAGAAAGATTACATAAAGACTTTTAA
- a CDS encoding NAD-dependent epimerase/dehydratase family protein, with protein sequence MKIVVTGGAGYIGTELVYALAQNAEVKEVIVYDNLSRANHNLFINGKMPNYEKVKFVKGELLDSRQLKKVLEGVEIVYHLAAKVTTPFANTDPHFYEQVNHWGTAELVYALESSDVQKLIYTSSTSVYGSSKKAVDESVSPNPKTFYGISKMRGEEHVSRLGDKMNTIILRCGNVYGYSKSMRFDAVINKFAFEANFNKKITIHGDGRQYRSFVHIDQIKAALSRLVTTEVNTGVYNLVTRDLLVLDIVDELKQQIPELEFIFVNQHLKLRELKVKVNNEFNDKLGITTDKSFAQELVEFRNHFSF encoded by the coding sequence ATGAAAATAGTAGTTACCGGTGGAGCCGGATATATTGGAACGGAGCTGGTGTATGCGCTGGCGCAGAATGCTGAAGTAAAAGAAGTCATTGTATACGATAACTTAAGCAGAGCTAATCACAACCTTTTTATTAATGGCAAAATGCCTAATTATGAGAAGGTAAAATTTGTGAAAGGTGAGTTGCTAGACTCCAGACAATTGAAGAAGGTTTTGGAAGGTGTGGAGATTGTATATCACTTAGCAGCAAAAGTTACTACTCCATTTGCCAATACCGACCCTCACTTTTATGAGCAGGTGAACCATTGGGGAACTGCGGAGCTAGTATATGCCTTAGAGTCCAGTGACGTTCAAAAACTTATTTATACAAGTAGTACAAGCGTATATGGTTCATCTAAAAAGGCTGTGGATGAATCAGTTTCACCGAACCCAAAAACATTCTACGGCATTTCTAAGATGAGAGGTGAGGAGCATGTAAGCAGGTTGGGCGATAAAATGAATACCATTATCCTACGATGTGGGAATGTGTATGGCTACAGTAAAAGTATGCGCTTCGATGCGGTAATTAATAAATTCGCTTTTGAGGCCAACTTCAATAAAAAGATTACGATACATGGCGATGGTAGGCAATACCGTTCATTCGTACATATTGATCAAATAAAAGCTGCACTTTCAAGACTTGTAACTACGGAGGTAAATACGGGTGTCTATAACCTTGTAACTCGAGATTTGTTGGTATTAGATATTGTAGATGAATTGAAGCAACAAATACCTGAACTTGAGTTCATTTTTGTTAATCAACACCTTAAATTGCGTGAATTGAAGGTGAAGGTGAATAATGAGTTTAATGATAAATTGGGAATAACAACGGACAAATCATTCGCTCAGGAGCTGGTAGAATTCAGAAATCATTTTAGTTTTTAA
- the sufC gene encoding Fe-S cluster assembly ATPase SufC yields the protein MLKIKNLHASIEGKEILKGINLEVKAGEVHAIMGPNGSGKSTLASVLAGREDYEVDKGEIDFDGKDLLDLAAEERAREGVFLAFQYPIEIPGVSTTNFMKTALNQVREYRGLEPLDAVSFLKIMKEKMQLVEIDQSLLSRSLNEGFSGGEKKRNEIFQMAMLEPKLSILDETDSGLDIDALKIVANGVNKLKSKDNATIVVTHYQRLLDYIVPDFVHVLYNGRIVKSGNKDLALELEEKGYDWIKEEANATA from the coding sequence ATGCTTAAAATAAAAAACTTACACGCCTCAATTGAGGGTAAAGAAATTTTAAAAGGAATTAATCTGGAAGTAAAAGCAGGTGAAGTACACGCCATCATGGGACCTAATGGTTCGGGTAAAAGTACTTTAGCTTCAGTACTTGCAGGAAGGGAAGATTATGAAGTAGATAAAGGTGAAATTGATTTCGATGGCAAAGATCTTTTGGATTTAGCTGCAGAAGAAAGAGCCAGAGAAGGCGTATTTCTTGCATTTCAATACCCAATAGAAATTCCAGGTGTAAGCACAACCAACTTCATGAAAACAGCGCTCAATCAAGTGAGAGAGTATAGAGGTCTGGAGCCTTTAGATGCTGTTTCCTTCCTTAAAATAATGAAGGAGAAAATGCAATTAGTTGAGATTGATCAGTCACTTCTTAGCAGATCATTGAATGAAGGTTTCTCCGGTGGTGAGAAGAAAAGAAATGAAATCTTCCAAATGGCGATGTTAGAGCCAAAATTATCAATACTTGATGAAACTGATTCAGGTCTTGATATTGACGCCTTGAAAATAGTTGCCAATGGTGTTAATAAATTAAAGTCAAAAGATAACGCTACAATAGTGGTAACTCACTATCAAAGATTATTGGATTACATCGTTCCTGATTTTGTACATGTATTGTACAATGGCAGAATCGTTAAATCAGGCAACAAAGATTTAGCACTTGAATTAGAAGAGAAAGGTTACGATTGGATAAAGGAAGAAGCTAACGCAACAGCTTAA